A region of Streptomyces cinnamoneus DNA encodes the following proteins:
- a CDS encoding NADH-quinone oxidoreductase subunit M, whose protein sequence is MSFPLLTVTAAVPAAGAVATAAVPAARRVAAKWLALVFSLATLVLAGVQLVRFDPDAKGPFQLTESHAWIKDFGVRYDLGVDGIAVVLIALTALLVPFVLLAGWHDADPLETHSSRWRPTQGFFALILMVEAMVIIAFEATDVFVFYIFFEAMLIPMYFLIGGFGDRAGERGEAESAAQRSYAAVKFLLYNLAGGLIMLAAVIGLYAVTAHQLGTGTFSLQEILQARADGRLDLATSTERWLFLGFFFAFAVKAPLWPLHTWLPNAMGEATSPVAVLITAVVDKVGTFAMLRFCLQLFPEASKWATPVILVLSLVSILYGALLAVGQRDIKRLIAYASLSHFGFIVMGVFAMTTQGQGGATLYMVNHGISTAALMLVAGFLISRRGSRLIADYGGVQKVAPLLAGTFLVGGLATLSLPGLAPFVSEFLVLVGTFSRHPVIGVLATVGIVLAALYVLVLYQRTMTGPVREPVRGMPDLRVRELVVVGPLIALLIVLGVYPKPLTRIVEPAVEHTMSQVHQSDPKPDVHVNDVEAAK, encoded by the coding sequence ATGTCATTTCCCCTGCTGACGGTCACGGCGGCGGTGCCCGCGGCCGGTGCCGTCGCCACGGCCGCCGTGCCGGCCGCGCGCCGCGTGGCGGCCAAGTGGCTCGCGCTGGTCTTCTCGCTCGCCACGCTGGTGCTCGCGGGCGTCCAGCTCGTGCGCTTCGACCCGGACGCCAAGGGCCCGTTCCAGCTCACCGAATCCCACGCCTGGATCAAGGACTTCGGGGTGCGGTACGACCTGGGGGTCGACGGCATCGCGGTCGTGCTGATCGCCCTGACCGCGCTGCTGGTGCCCTTCGTCCTCCTGGCCGGCTGGCACGACGCCGACCCCCTGGAGACCCACTCCTCGCGCTGGCGGCCCACCCAGGGCTTCTTCGCGCTGATCCTCATGGTCGAGGCGATGGTGATCATCGCCTTCGAGGCCACGGACGTCTTCGTCTTCTACATCTTCTTCGAAGCCATGCTCATCCCGATGTACTTCCTCATCGGCGGCTTCGGGGACCGGGCGGGCGAGCGCGGCGAGGCGGAGTCCGCGGCGCAACGCTCCTACGCCGCCGTGAAGTTCCTCCTCTACAACCTCGCCGGCGGGCTGATCATGCTCGCCGCCGTCATCGGGCTGTACGCGGTCACCGCCCACCAGCTCGGCACCGGCACCTTCTCCCTCCAGGAGATCCTCCAGGCGCGCGCCGACGGCCGGCTGGACCTCGCGACCAGCACCGAGCGGTGGCTCTTCCTCGGCTTCTTCTTCGCCTTCGCCGTCAAGGCGCCGCTGTGGCCGCTGCACACCTGGCTGCCCAACGCCATGGGGGAGGCCACCTCGCCCGTCGCCGTGCTGATCACCGCGGTGGTCGACAAGGTCGGCACGTTCGCGATGCTCCGCTTCTGCCTCCAGCTCTTCCCCGAGGCGTCGAAGTGGGCAACCCCGGTGATCCTGGTGCTCTCCCTCGTCAGCATCCTCTACGGGGCGCTGCTGGCCGTCGGACAGCGGGACATCAAGCGCCTGATCGCCTACGCCTCCCTCTCGCACTTCGGCTTCATCGTCATGGGCGTCTTCGCGATGACCACCCAGGGCCAGGGCGGCGCGACGCTCTACATGGTCAACCACGGGATCTCCACGGCCGCGCTCATGCTGGTCGCGGGCTTCCTGATCTCGCGGCGCGGCTCCCGGCTCATCGCCGACTACGGCGGCGTGCAGAAGGTCGCGCCCCTGCTCGCCGGGACCTTCCTGGTGGGCGGTCTGGCCACGCTCTCGCTGCCGGGGCTCGCGCCCTTCGTCTCCGAATTCCTCGTCCTGGTCGGCACGTTCAGCCGCCACCCCGTCATCGGCGTCCTCGCGACCGTGGGCATCGTGCTCGCCGCGCTGTACGTCCTGGTCCTCTACCAGCGCACCATGACCGGCCCGGTCAGGGAGCCGGTGCGCGGCATGCCGGACCTGCGGGTGCGCGAGCTGGTCGTCGTCGGACCGCTGATCGCGCTGCTGATCGTCCTCGGCGTCTATCCCAAGCCGCTCACCCGGATCGTGGAGCCCGCGGTCGAGCACACGATGTCGCAGGTCCACCAGAGCGACCCCAAGCCCGATGTGCACGTGAACGATGTGGAGGCCGCGAAGTGA
- the nuoL gene encoding NADH-quinone oxidoreductase subunit L, which yields MENLIGLLVLAPLLGAGLLLCGGRRLDRSGHWIGTLLAAASFCLGVVLFADMLGRGAEDRELGVKVFSWVPVGGFRADVGFQLDQLSMTFVLLITGVGSLIHLYSVGYMAHDERRRRFFGYLNLFLAAMLLLVLADNYLLLYVGWEGVGLASYLLIGFWQHKPSAATAAKKAFIVNRVGDVGLSIAVMVMFTTFGTFAFGPVLENAEQAGEGKLTAIGLMLLLAACGKSAQVPLQSWLGDAMEGPTPVSALIHAATMVTAGVYLITRSGAVFDAAPDAQTAVVTVGAVTLLFGAIVGCAKDDIKKALAGSTMSQIGYMILAAGLGPVGYVFAIMHLVTHGFFKAGLFLGAGSVMHGMNDEVDMRRYGGLRKYMPVTFVTFGLGYLAIIGFPGLSGFFSKDKIIEAAFAKGGTEGWILGGTALLGAAITAYYMTRVMILTFFGEERWRPAPSPDEPSAEPAAETRGEGEPPHPHESPRTMTIPMIVLAFGSVFAGGLFSINDTFLNWLEPVTGHAEGHSPVTAVQVTAATMVVLVVGVALAWAQYGRRPVPVTAPRGSLPVRIARRDLLQDDFNHIVLVRGGEHLTRSLVYVDHTLVDGVVNGTAASVGGLSGRMRRLQNGYARSYAVSMFGGAAVLIAATLLMRAV from the coding sequence GTGGAGAATCTGATCGGACTGCTCGTCCTCGCCCCCTTGCTGGGCGCGGGCCTGCTCCTCTGCGGTGGCCGCCGGCTCGACCGGAGCGGCCACTGGATCGGCACCCTGCTGGCGGCCGCCTCCTTCTGCCTCGGCGTGGTGCTCTTCGCGGACATGCTGGGCCGCGGCGCCGAGGACCGCGAGCTGGGCGTCAAGGTCTTCAGCTGGGTGCCGGTCGGCGGGTTCCGCGCCGACGTGGGCTTCCAGCTCGACCAGCTGTCGATGACGTTCGTGCTGCTGATCACGGGCGTGGGCTCGCTCATCCACCTCTACTCCGTGGGGTACATGGCCCACGACGAGCGGCGGCGGCGCTTCTTCGGCTACCTCAACCTCTTCCTCGCGGCGATGCTGCTGCTCGTCCTCGCCGACAACTACCTGCTGCTGTACGTGGGCTGGGAGGGCGTCGGCCTGGCGTCGTACCTGCTCATCGGCTTCTGGCAGCACAAGCCGAGTGCCGCCACGGCGGCGAAGAAGGCCTTCATCGTCAACCGCGTGGGTGACGTGGGGCTCTCCATCGCCGTGATGGTGATGTTCACGACCTTCGGCACCTTCGCCTTCGGGCCCGTCCTGGAGAACGCGGAGCAGGCGGGCGAGGGCAAGCTCACCGCCATCGGCCTGATGCTCCTGCTGGCCGCCTGCGGCAAGTCGGCCCAGGTGCCGCTGCAGTCCTGGCTCGGGGACGCGATGGAGGGCCCGACGCCGGTGTCGGCGCTCATCCACGCGGCCACGATGGTGACCGCCGGCGTCTACCTGATCACCCGGTCCGGGGCGGTCTTCGACGCCGCGCCCGACGCGCAGACCGCGGTCGTCACGGTCGGCGCGGTGACGCTCCTCTTCGGTGCGATCGTCGGTTGCGCCAAGGACGACATCAAGAAGGCCCTAGCGGGCTCGACGATGTCCCAGATCGGCTACATGATCCTCGCCGCCGGGCTCGGCCCCGTCGGCTACGTCTTCGCGATCATGCATCTGGTGACCCACGGCTTCTTCAAGGCAGGCCTCTTCCTCGGTGCCGGATCGGTCATGCACGGCATGAACGACGAGGTGGACATGCGGCGTTACGGCGGCCTGCGGAAGTACATGCCGGTCACATTCGTCACGTTCGGTCTCGGCTACCTCGCCATCATCGGCTTCCCCGGACTGTCCGGCTTCTTCTCCAAGGACAAGATCATCGAGGCGGCCTTCGCGAAGGGCGGCACCGAGGGGTGGATCCTGGGCGGGACCGCCCTGCTCGGCGCGGCCATCACCGCGTACTACATGACGCGGGTGATGATCCTGACGTTCTTCGGCGAGGAGAGGTGGCGGCCCGCCCCCTCCCCGGACGAGCCCAGCGCCGAGCCCGCCGCGGAGACGCGCGGCGAGGGCGAGCCGCCCCACCCGCACGAATCACCCCGGACGATGACCATCCCCATGATCGTCCTGGCCTTCGGATCGGTCTTCGCGGGCGGGCTGTTCAGCATCAACGACACCTTCCTGAACTGGCTCGAACCCGTCACCGGGCACGCCGAGGGGCACTCGCCGGTCACCGCGGTCCAGGTCACCGCGGCCACCATGGTCGTCCTCGTCGTGGGCGTCGCGCTCGCCTGGGCGCAGTACGGGCGCCGGCCGGTGCCGGTCACCGCGCCGCGCGGCAGCCTGCCGGTGCGCATCGCCCGCCGGGACCTGCTCCAGGACGACTTCAACCACATCGTGCTGGTGCGCGGCGGGGAACACCTCACCCGCAGCCTGGTCTACGTCGACCACACCCTGGTCGACGGCGTCGTCAACGGCACCGCCGCCTCCGTCGGCGGGCTGTCGGGCCGGATGCGCAGGCTGCAGAACGGCTACGCGCGGTCGTACGCGGTCTCGATGTTCGGCGGTGCGGCGGTCCTCATCGCCGCGACCCTGCTGATGAGGGCGGTCTAG
- the nuoK gene encoding NADH-quinone oxidoreductase subunit NuoK, with amino-acid sequence MNPVNYLYLAALLFTIGAAGVLIRRNAIVIFMSVELMLNACNLAFVTFSRMHGNLDGQIIAFFTMVVAAAEVVIGLAIIVTIFRSRHSASVDDASLLKL; translated from the coding sequence GTGAATCCCGTCAACTACCTCTACCTGGCGGCCCTGTTGTTCACCATCGGTGCCGCCGGTGTGCTCATCCGCCGGAACGCGATCGTCATCTTCATGAGCGTGGAGCTGATGCTGAACGCCTGCAACCTGGCGTTCGTCACCTTCTCCCGGATGCACGGCAATCTCGACGGCCAGATCATCGCCTTCTTCACGATGGTCGTGGCCGCCGCCGAGGTCGTCATCGGCCTGGCGATCATCGTGACGATCTTCCGCTCCCGCCACTCGGCCTCGGTCGACGACGCCAGCCTGCTGAAGCTGTAA
- a CDS encoding NADH-quinone oxidoreductase subunit J, protein MSVAAAAGATSTGEAVQFWLLAVVAVAGALGTILMKRAVHSALSLAGTMIVLAVFYLANGAYFLGIVQIVVYTGAIMMLFLFVVMLVGVTAADSLKETIRGQRLLAGLCVLGFGILLVAGIANASLHDFNGLGQANSGGNVQGLAALIFTKYVFAFEITGALLITAAVGAMVLTHRERTERAATQRELSERRVREGKQLPPLPAPGVYARHNAVDIPALLPDGTPSELSVSATLRARGQVRDVSGDALADLAALEQRSEERLERRQGRKEEGAK, encoded by the coding sequence ATGAGCGTCGCTGCCGCCGCCGGGGCGACGTCGACGGGCGAGGCGGTCCAGTTCTGGCTGCTGGCCGTGGTCGCGGTGGCCGGCGCCCTCGGCACGATCCTCATGAAGAGGGCCGTGCACAGCGCGCTGTCGCTCGCCGGCACCATGATCGTCCTGGCGGTCTTCTACCTCGCCAACGGCGCGTACTTCCTGGGCATCGTGCAGATCGTCGTCTACACCGGCGCGATCATGATGCTGTTCCTGTTCGTGGTGATGCTGGTGGGCGTCACCGCCGCCGACTCGCTGAAGGAGACGATCAGGGGGCAGCGCCTGCTCGCCGGGCTGTGCGTGCTGGGCTTCGGCATCCTGCTGGTCGCCGGCATCGCCAACGCCTCGCTGCACGACTTCAACGGGCTCGGCCAGGCCAACTCCGGCGGCAACGTCCAGGGCCTCGCCGCCCTGATCTTCACCAAGTACGTCTTCGCCTTCGAGATCACCGGCGCCCTGCTCATCACCGCCGCCGTGGGGGCCATGGTCCTCACCCACCGCGAGCGCACCGAGCGGGCCGCCACCCAGCGCGAGCTGTCCGAGCGGCGCGTCCGCGAGGGCAAGCAGCTGCCCCCGCTGCCCGCCCCCGGCGTCTACGCCCGGCACAACGCCGTCGACATCCCCGCCCTGCTGCCCGACGGCACGCCGTCCGAGCTGAGCGTCAGCGCCACGCTGCGCGCCCGGGGCCAGGTCCGCGACGTCTCCGGCGACGCGCTCGCCGACCTGGCGGCGCTGGAGCAGCGGTCGGAGGAACGGCTGGAGCGCCGCCAGGGCCGCAAGGAGGAGGGTGCCAAGTGA
- the nuoI gene encoding NADH-quinone oxidoreductase subunit NuoI, with protein sequence MSEFQNPVAGFGVTFKAMFKKRLTEQYPEEKKHTAPRFHGRHQLNRHPDGLEKCVGCELCAWACPADAIYVEGADNTDEERYSPGERYGRVYQINYLRCILCGLCVEACPTRALTMTNEYELADASRESLIYTKEQLLAGLDDRMVDTPHAIYPGMTEQDYYRGLVTGAAPGTVRQVAVSNGEKPQENHEEGVEA encoded by the coding sequence GTGTCTGAGTTCCAGAATCCCGTGGCCGGCTTCGGCGTGACCTTCAAGGCCATGTTCAAGAAGCGGCTGACCGAGCAGTACCCGGAGGAGAAGAAGCACACCGCGCCGCGCTTCCACGGCCGCCACCAGCTCAACCGGCACCCCGACGGCCTGGAGAAGTGCGTCGGCTGCGAGCTGTGCGCCTGGGCCTGCCCGGCGGACGCGATCTACGTCGAGGGCGCGGACAACACCGACGAGGAGCGCTACTCCCCGGGCGAGCGGTACGGCCGCGTCTACCAGATCAACTACCTGCGCTGCATCCTGTGCGGCCTGTGCGTCGAGGCCTGCCCGACCCGGGCCCTGACGATGACCAACGAGTACGAACTGGCCGACGCCAGCCGCGAGTCGCTGATCTACACCAAGGAGCAGCTGCTCGCCGGGCTGGACGACCGCATGGTCGACACCCCGCACGCCATCTACCCCGGCATGACCGAACAGGACTACTACCGGGGCCTGGTGACCGGTGCGGCGCCCGGGACGGTCCGGCAGGTGGCGGTCTCCAACGGCGAGAAGCCCCAGGAGAACCACGAGGAAGGGGTGGAGGCATGA
- the nuoH gene encoding NADH-quinone oxidoreductase subunit NuoH: protein MNPALQQLAVEDLSLFGRDPWWLVVVKAVFCFAFLMVTVLFSIVWERKVVAWMQLRIGPNRHGPWGMLQSLADGVKLMLKEDVIVRRADKVVYVLAPIVAAIPAFMAVAVIPFGPAGNEVSVFGHRTTMQLTDLPIAVLYILAVASVGIYGIVLAGWSSGSTYPLLGGLRSCAQMISYEIAMGAAFASVFLYSGSMSTSTIVEAQHDRWYVLLLPVSFLIYIATMVGETNRAPFDMPESEGDLVGGFNTEYSSIKFAMFMLAEYVNMVTVSAVATTLFLGGWRAPYPVSSFWEGANHGWWPMLWFVIKVQLLLFFFIWLRGTLPRVRYDQLMKLGWKVLIPVSVTWLMLVATVRALRNENYDFQDIVLYVGGGVLGILLLSLLADVFRDRDGRRGAAPAEGPPPFDPMAGGFPVPPLPGQELPPVPRRGPRRDRELIVSGGVDALSDGKEADGGV from the coding sequence GTGAACCCTGCGCTGCAACAACTCGCCGTCGAGGACCTGTCGTTGTTCGGCAGGGACCCGTGGTGGCTGGTCGTCGTCAAGGCCGTGTTCTGCTTCGCCTTCCTGATGGTGACCGTGCTGTTCTCGATCGTCTGGGAGCGCAAGGTCGTCGCCTGGATGCAGCTGCGCATCGGCCCCAACCGGCACGGCCCGTGGGGGATGCTCCAGTCGCTGGCCGACGGCGTGAAGCTGATGCTCAAGGAGGACGTGATCGTCCGGCGCGCGGACAAGGTCGTCTACGTCCTGGCGCCGATCGTCGCCGCGATCCCGGCCTTCATGGCCGTCGCGGTCATCCCCTTCGGCCCGGCCGGCAACGAGGTCTCCGTCTTCGGCCACCGCACGACGATGCAGCTGACGGACCTGCCGATCGCCGTGCTCTACATCCTCGCCGTCGCCTCGGTCGGCATCTACGGCATCGTGCTGGCGGGCTGGTCGTCCGGCTCGACCTATCCGCTGCTGGGCGGCCTGCGCTCGTGCGCGCAGATGATCTCGTACGAGATCGCGATGGGCGCGGCCTTCGCCTCGGTCTTCCTCTACTCCGGCTCGATGTCCACCTCGACGATCGTCGAGGCCCAGCACGACCGGTGGTACGTGCTGCTGCTGCCGGTGTCCTTCCTGATCTACATCGCCACGATGGTGGGTGAGACCAACCGGGCGCCGTTCGACATGCCGGAGTCCGAGGGCGACCTCGTGGGCGGCTTCAACACCGAGTACTCCTCGATCAAGTTCGCGATGTTCATGCTCGCCGAGTACGTGAACATGGTGACGGTCTCGGCGGTGGCCACCACCCTCTTCCTGGGCGGCTGGCGGGCCCCGTACCCCGTCTCCTCCTTCTGGGAGGGGGCGAACCACGGCTGGTGGCCGATGCTGTGGTTCGTCATCAAGGTGCAGCTGCTGCTGTTCTTCTTCATCTGGCTGCGCGGCACGCTGCCCCGGGTGCGCTACGACCAGCTGATGAAGCTGGGCTGGAAGGTGCTGATCCCCGTCTCCGTGACGTGGCTGATGCTCGTCGCGACCGTACGGGCGCTGCGGAACGAGAACTACGACTTCCAGGACATCGTGCTCTACGTCGGCGGCGGGGTCCTCGGGATCCTCCTGCTCTCCCTGCTGGCCGACGTCTTCCGGGACCGCGACGGCCGGCGCGGGGCCGCGCCCGCCGAGGGGCCGCCGCCGTTCGACCCCATGGCGGGCGGTTTCCCCGTGCCGCCGCTGCCCGGTCAGGAGCTGCCCCCGGTGCCCCGGCGCGGGCCGCGCCGCGACCGGGAGCTGATTGTCAGTGGCGGGGTGGACGCTCTGAGTGACGGAAAGGAGGCTGACGGCGGTGTCTGA
- a CDS encoding NADH-quinone oxidoreductase subunit G yields the protein MTVTTSAPSSGGNAAVPPEDLVSVTIDGVQISVPKGTLVIRAAEMLGIEIPRFCDHPLLDPVGACRQCIVEVEGQRKPMASCTITCTDGMVVRTQLTSPVAEKAQRGVMELLLINHPLDCPVCDKGGECPLQNQAMSAGQADSRFEGRKRTYEKPLPISTQILLDRERCVLCARCTRFSQEIAGDPMIELLERGALEQVGTGEGDPFQSYFSGNTIQICPVGALTSAAYRFRARPFDLVSSRSVCEHCAGGCALRTDHRRGKVMRRLAAEDPEVNEEWVCDKGRFAFRYAQRPERLETPLVRNEQGALVPASWPEALEAAARGLAAARGRAGVLTGGRLTVEDAYGYAKFARVALDTHDVDFRARVHSGEEADFLAAHVAGRGRDLDGGGVTYTALETAPAVLLAGIEAEEEAPGVFLRLRKAWRKRGQRTFALATYASRGLAKTGGTLLPAAPGTETEWLRALAGASGLDADGRAAAEALRTEGAVIVVGERLAGVPGALTAAVAVAGETGAALVWIPRRAGERGALEAGALPGLLPGGRPTTDPRAREETAAVWGLPELPRSPGRDTGQIVEAAARGELGALLVGGVEVADLPDPARAREALDAVGFLVSLEQRPSEVSDRADVVLPVAAAVEKSGTFLDWEGRARPFETALKPDQVTRRNTLPDVRVLHMLADAMGVRLGLPDVPAARAEMARLGPWAGERAGGPAEPARPLPRPERGEAVLAGHRLLLDRGRLQDGDEALAGTRHAPLARLSAATAAEAGVPDGGVLAVSGPAGTLRLPLRVTAMPDRVVWLPLNSVGGGVASDLGARPGELVRIGAVTGEDAGTEGPEVRS from the coding sequence ATGACAGTCACCACGTCCGCCCCCTCGTCGGGAGGGAACGCGGCCGTTCCACCAGAGGACCTGGTCTCCGTCACCATCGACGGCGTCCAGATCTCCGTGCCCAAGGGAACGCTGGTGATCCGGGCGGCCGAGATGCTCGGCATCGAGATCCCGCGCTTCTGCGACCACCCCCTGCTGGACCCGGTCGGCGCCTGCCGGCAGTGCATCGTGGAGGTCGAGGGACAGCGCAAGCCCATGGCGTCCTGCACGATCACCTGCACCGACGGCATGGTCGTGCGGACCCAGCTCACCTCGCCGGTGGCCGAGAAGGCCCAGCGCGGCGTGATGGAGCTGCTGCTGATCAACCACCCCCTCGACTGCCCCGTCTGCGACAAGGGCGGCGAATGCCCCCTGCAGAACCAGGCCATGAGCGCCGGGCAGGCCGACTCCCGCTTCGAGGGCCGCAAGCGCACCTACGAGAAGCCGCTGCCGATCTCCACCCAGATCCTGCTCGATCGCGAGCGGTGCGTGCTGTGCGCGCGCTGCACCCGCTTCTCCCAGGAGATCGCCGGCGACCCGATGATCGAGCTGCTGGAGCGCGGCGCGCTGGAGCAGGTCGGCACGGGCGAGGGCGATCCCTTCCAGTCGTACTTCTCCGGCAACACCATCCAGATCTGCCCCGTGGGGGCGCTGACCTCGGCGGCGTACCGATTCCGCGCCCGGCCCTTCGACCTCGTCTCCTCGCGGTCGGTGTGCGAGCACTGCGCCGGCGGCTGCGCGTTGCGCACGGACCACCGGCGCGGCAAGGTGATGCGCCGGCTCGCCGCCGAGGACCCCGAGGTCAACGAGGAGTGGGTGTGCGACAAGGGACGCTTCGCGTTCCGCTACGCCCAGCGGCCGGAGCGGCTGGAGACCCCGCTCGTGCGCAACGAGCAGGGCGCGCTCGTGCCGGCGAGCTGGCCGGAGGCGCTGGAGGCCGCCGCCCGGGGCCTGGCGGCGGCGCGCGGCCGGGCCGGGGTGCTGACCGGCGGCCGGCTCACGGTCGAGGACGCCTACGGTTACGCCAAGTTCGCGCGTGTCGCCCTCGACACGCACGACGTCGACTTCCGGGCCCGTGTGCACAGCGGTGAGGAGGCCGACTTCCTCGCGGCCCACGTCGCCGGGCGCGGCAGGGACCTGGACGGCGGCGGCGTGACGTACACGGCGCTGGAGACGGCGCCGGCGGTGCTGCTGGCCGGCATCGAGGCGGAGGAGGAGGCGCCCGGGGTCTTCCTGCGGCTGCGCAAGGCCTGGCGCAAGCGCGGTCAGCGGACCTTCGCGCTGGCCACGTACGCCAGCCGGGGCCTGGCCAAGACGGGCGGCACGCTGCTGCCCGCCGCCCCCGGCACGGAGACCGAGTGGCTGCGGGCGCTGGCCGGCGCCTCTGGGCTCGACGCCGACGGCCGGGCCGCGGCGGAGGCGCTGCGGACCGAGGGCGCGGTGATCGTGGTCGGCGAGCGGCTGGCCGGGGTGCCGGGCGCGCTGACGGCGGCGGTGGCGGTGGCCGGGGAGACGGGCGCGGCCCTGGTGTGGATCCCGCGCCGGGCCGGCGAGCGCGGGGCGCTGGAGGCGGGCGCGCTGCCCGGGCTGCTGCCCGGCGGCCGGCCCACCACGGACCCGCGGGCGCGCGAGGAGACGGCGGCGGTGTGGGGCCTGCCGGAGCTGCCCCGCAGCCCCGGCCGGGACACCGGCCAGATCGTCGAGGCGGCGGCCCGCGGTGAGCTGGGCGCCCTGCTCGTGGGCGGTGTGGAGGTCGCGGACCTGCCCGACCCCGCGCGGGCGCGCGAGGCGCTGGACGCGGTGGGCTTCCTGGTGAGCCTGGAGCAGCGGCCGAGCGAGGTGTCGGACCGTGCGGACGTGGTGCTGCCCGTCGCGGCGGCGGTCGAGAAGTCCGGGACGTTCCTCGACTGGGAGGGCCGGGCCCGCCCGTTCGAGACGGCACTCAAGCCGGACCAGGTGACGCGGCGCAACACGCTGCCGGACGTACGGGTGCTGCACATGCTGGCCGACGCCATGGGCGTCCGCCTGGGACTGCCCGACGTCCCGGCCGCCCGGGCGGAGATGGCGCGGCTGGGCCCCTGGGCCGGCGAGCGGGCCGGCGGCCCGGCCGAGCCCGCCCGGCCGCTGCCGCGGCCCGAGCGCGGCGAGGCGGTGCTCGCCGGGCACCGGCTGCTCCTCGACCGGGGGCGCCTCCAGGACGGCGACGAGGCGCTCGCCGGCACCCGGCACGCTCCCCTCGCCCGGCTGTCGGCGGCGACCGCCGCCGAGGCCGGGGTGCCCGACGGCGGCGTCCTCGCCGTGAGCGGGCCCGCCGGGACGCTGCGGCTGCCGCTGCGGGTCACGGCGATGCCGGACCGCGTGGTGTGGCTGCCGCTGAACTCCGTGGGCGGCGGCGTCGCCTCCGACCTCGGGGCGCGCCCCGGAGAGCTCGTACGGATCGGTGCGGTGACCGGCGAGGACGCCGGGACCGAGGGACCGGAGGTGCGGTCGTGA
- the nuoF gene encoding NADH-quinone oxidoreductase subunit NuoF, with translation MTVAPEIFETSPEKLLAPVLSAFWDEPRSWTLETYLRHDGYEGLRKALDMTPDELIGYVKDSGLRGRGGAGFPTGMKWQFIPQGDGKPHYLVVNADESEPGTCKDIPLLFANPHSLIEGMVIACYAIRSSRAFVYLRGETVPVLRRLHEAVREAYAAGYLGRNILGKGLDLDVTVHAGAGAYICGEETALLDSLEGRRGQPRLRPPFPAVAGLYACPTVVNNVESIASVPAILNRGKEWFRSMGSEKSPGFTLYSLSGHVAGPGQYEAPLGITLRQLLGMSGGMRPGHRLKFWTPGGSSTPLLTDEHLDVPLDYEAVGAAGSMLGTKALQCFDETTCVVRAVTRWTEFYAHESCGKCTPCREGTYWLVQLLRDIEAGKGRMPDLDKLDDIADNINGKSFCALGDGAASPIFSSLKYFRGEYEQHVKGKGCPFDPAKSTVWADGPHHNQRSHLGVNA, from the coding sequence ATGACCGTGGCACCCGAGATCTTCGAGACCAGTCCCGAGAAACTGCTCGCGCCCGTGCTCAGCGCCTTCTGGGACGAGCCCCGCTCGTGGACGCTGGAGACCTACCTGCGGCACGACGGCTACGAGGGCCTGCGCAAGGCCCTGGACATGACGCCCGACGAACTCATCGGCTACGTCAAGGACTCCGGGCTGCGCGGCCGCGGCGGCGCCGGCTTCCCCACCGGGATGAAGTGGCAGTTCATCCCCCAGGGCGACGGCAAGCCCCACTACCTCGTCGTCAACGCCGACGAGTCCGAGCCCGGCACCTGCAAGGACATCCCCCTCCTCTTCGCCAACCCGCACTCCCTCATCGAGGGCATGGTGATCGCCTGCTACGCGATCCGCTCCAGCCGGGCCTTCGTCTACCTGCGCGGCGAGACCGTCCCCGTCCTGCGACGGCTGCACGAGGCCGTGCGCGAGGCCTACGCGGCCGGCTACCTCGGCCGGAACATCCTCGGCAAGGGCCTCGACCTCGACGTCACCGTGCACGCCGGCGCGGGCGCCTACATCTGCGGCGAGGAGACCGCCCTCCTCGACTCGCTCGAAGGCCGCCGCGGCCAGCCCCGGCTCCGGCCCCCCTTCCCCGCCGTCGCGGGCCTGTACGCGTGCCCCACCGTGGTGAACAACGTCGAGTCCATCGCATCGGTTCCCGCGATCCTCAACAGGGGCAAGGAATGGTTCCGTTCGATGGGCAGCGAGAAGTCCCCGGGCTTCACGCTGTACTCCCTCAGCGGCCACGTCGCGGGCCCCGGCCAGTACGAGGCCCCCCTCGGCATCACGCTGCGCCAGCTGCTCGGCATGAGCGGCGGCATGCGCCCCGGCCACCGGCTCAAGTTCTGGACGCCCGGCGGCTCCTCGACCCCCCTGCTCACCGACGAGCACCTCGACGTGCCGCTGGACTACGAGGCCGTGGGCGCCGCCGGCTCGATGCTCGGCACGAAGGCCCTCCAGTGCTTCGACGAGACGACCTGCGTCGTGCGGGCCGTCACCCGCTGGACGGAGTTCTACGCGCACGAGTCCTGCGGCAAGTGCACGCCCTGCCGCGAAGGCACCTACTGGCTCGTCCAGTTGCTGCGCGACATCGAGGCCGGCAAGGGCAGGATGCCCGACCTCGACAAGCTCGACGACATCGCCGACAACATCAACGGCAAGTCCTTCTGCGCCCTCGGCGACGGCGCCGCGAGCCCGATCTTCTCCTCGCTGAAGTACTTCCGCGGCGAGTACGAGCAGCACGTCAAGGGCAAGGGATGTCCCTTCGACCCGGCCAAGTCGACCGTGTGGGCCGACGGCCCGCACCACAACCAGCGCTCTCACCTGGGGGTGAACGCATGA